One Polaribacter sp. SA4-12 genomic window carries:
- a CDS encoding ABC transporter permease, whose translation MKFLFDSDTWQEIYGSIRKNKVRTAITIIGVLWGIFLLVVLLGAARGMENGFNKLFGNFATNSVFVWTQSTDTPFKGFQKGRRFSLNTNDIDALTAEYSKEIKLLAPRNQTNNLITHNFKSGSFNVSGDYPVLDQIQKKKLIYGRFLNENDILSTAKVAVISEDMYKQLFDKNAMPIGEYIKINAINYKVIGVYEPSNTINFDGDAAYIPFTTFKKVYNTANKIDWMMITAHEGTDIEQMERDILLTLKSLHKVHPDDKRAFGSANLGKEIGKITGFLTGMQFLTWFVGIATLIAGIFAIGNILLITVKERTKEIGIRRALGATPKSIRQQIILESVFLTTVAGMLGIIFGALVLFGIDSAFGQGPDAALINPTVNIPIILIAFITLIILGTLIGLIPAHMATTVKPIEALREE comes from the coding sequence ATGAAGTTTTTATTCGATTCAGATACATGGCAAGAAATTTACGGTAGTATCCGTAAAAACAAAGTAAGAACCGCAATTACTATAATTGGTGTTCTATGGGGAATTTTCTTATTAGTAGTTTTATTAGGAGCTGCAAGAGGAATGGAAAATGGGTTTAATAAACTCTTCGGGAACTTTGCAACAAATAGTGTTTTTGTTTGGACACAATCTACAGACACACCATTTAAAGGTTTTCAAAAGGGAAGAAGATTTAGTTTAAATACAAATGATATTGATGCTTTAACCGCAGAGTATTCTAAAGAAATTAAATTATTAGCACCTCGTAATCAAACAAACAACTTAATAACTCATAATTTTAAATCTGGTAGTTTTAATGTAAGTGGAGATTACCCTGTGTTAGATCAAATTCAGAAAAAGAAACTAATCTACGGACGTTTTTTAAACGAAAACGACATTTTATCCACAGCAAAAGTTGCAGTCATATCAGAAGATATGTACAAACAATTATTTGATAAAAATGCAATGCCAATTGGCGAGTACATTAAAATAAATGCTATAAACTATAAAGTTATTGGTGTTTATGAACCATCTAACACTATTAATTTTGATGGAGATGCAGCGTATATTCCTTTTACAACTTTTAAGAAAGTATATAATACAGCCAATAAAATAGATTGGATGATGATTACTGCTCATGAAGGAACCGATATAGAGCAAATGGAGAGAGATATTTTATTAACTCTTAAAAGTTTACATAAAGTTCATCCAGATGATAAAAGAGCTTTTGGTAGTGCCAACTTAGGGAAAGAAATTGGGAAAATTACAGGTTTCTTAACAGGAATGCAATTTCTTACTTGGTTTGTAGGTATTGCAACTTTAATAGCAGGAATATTTGCTATTGGTAATATTCTTTTAATTACTGTAAAAGAAAGAACAAAAGAAATAGGAATTAGAAGAGCATTAGGAGCAACTCCAAAAAGCATAAGACAACAAATAATATTAGAATCTGTGTTTTTAACAACAGTTGCTGGTATGTTAGGAATTATCTTTGGAGCATTAGTTTTGTTCGGTATTGATTCAGCATTCGGACAAGGACCAGATGCAGCATTAATAAACCCAACAGTAAATATTCCTATTATTTTAATAGCATTTATAACATTAATTATTTTAGGAACATTAATAGGATTAATTCCTGCCCACATGGCAACAACAGTGAAACCAATAGAAGCATTAAGAGAAGAATAA
- a CDS encoding thiol-disulfide oxidoreductase DCC family protein produces the protein MVDLPKNKKIILFDGVCNLCNDSVLKVIKYDRNNVFLFTALQSEKGKEIIKYLGIDISKIDSIILYEPGVSYEIKSTAALKVMQGFTGIWNLSSLFLLLPEGFRNSIYDYIAKNRYKWFGKKESCMIPTPELKAKFLD, from the coding sequence ATGGTTGATTTACCGAAAAACAAAAAGATTATTTTATTTGATGGCGTTTGTAATTTGTGCAATGATTCTGTACTAAAAGTCATTAAATACGATAGAAATAACGTTTTCTTATTTACAGCATTACAATCTGAAAAAGGCAAAGAAATTATCAAGTATTTAGGAATTGATATTTCTAAAATTGATTCAATAATTTTATATGAACCTGGTGTTTCTTATGAGATAAAATCTACTGCTGCTTTAAAAGTTATGCAAGGTTTTACAGGAATATGGAATCTCAGTAGTCTCTTTCTATTGTTACCAGAAGGTTTTAGAAATTCAATCTATGATTATATTGCTAAAAACCGATATAAATGGTTTGGTAAAAAAGAAAGTTGCATGATACCAACACCAGAATTAAAAGCCAAGTTTTTAGATTAA
- a CDS encoding HAD family hydrolase, translating into MKTNLPTEIKCVIFDMDGVIIDSEEIHKKAYYETFTSIGVNVSDDLYKTLTGASTINAFQKLVAHFKLDLNPEELVLNKRKRYVNFFENDPKLHLVKGVEELVKHCYDKGLTLVLASSSAMVNIDRVFNRFNLNQYFTAKISGADLTESKPHPEIFEKAAILGNTPKENCIVIEDSDNGVKAANDAGIFVVGFKNPMAEDQTLKNADFIINNFKRLKKLI; encoded by the coding sequence ATGAAAACAAACTTACCAACAGAAATAAAATGTGTCATTTTTGACATGGATGGTGTAATTATAGATTCTGAAGAAATCCATAAAAAAGCCTATTATGAAACCTTTACTTCTATTGGAGTTAATGTTTCTGATGATTTGTACAAAACCTTAACAGGAGCTTCTACAATTAATGCTTTTCAGAAATTAGTAGCACATTTTAAGTTAGATTTAAATCCTGAAGAGTTGGTTTTGAATAAAAGAAAGAGATATGTAAATTTCTTTGAAAACGACCCAAAATTACATTTAGTAAAAGGTGTTGAAGAGTTGGTAAAACATTGTTATGATAAAGGTTTAACTTTAGTTTTAGCTTCTTCTTCTGCAATGGTTAATATTGATAGAGTTTTTAATAGATTTAATTTAAATCAATACTTTACAGCTAAAATTAGTGGAGCAGATTTAACGGAATCAAAACCACATCCAGAAATTTTTGAAAAAGCAGCTATTTTAGGAAATACACCTAAAGAGAATTGTATTGTTATTGAGGATTCTGATAATGGTGTAAAAGCAGCAAATGATGCTGGTATTTTTGTTGTTGGATTCAAAAATCCAATGGCAGAAGATCAGACTTTAAAAAATGCAGATTTTATTATCAATAATTTTAAAAGATTGAAAAAACTCATCTAA
- the ald gene encoding alanine dehydrogenase — protein sequence MKVGIPKEIKNNESRVGMTPAGVFELTKKNHTVFVQSTAGEGSGFFDTDYEKVGATILPRIEDVYSQSDMIVKVKEPIASEYPLIKENQIVFTYFHFASSEPLTKAMIESKSICIAYETVEDKDGELPLLTPMSEVAGRMSIQQGAKYLEKPIKGRGILLGGVPGVAPGKVLVLGAGVVGVQAAKMAAGLGAHVTILDINMKRLRYVNDVLPNHVTTAFSNEYSIRQLIKTHDLIIGGVLVKGGKAPKLITRDMLKEMRPGTVIVDVAVDQGGCFETTKATTHEDPTYIIDDVVHYCVANMPGAVPYTSTIALTNVTLPYIVNLANKGWEEACSSDESLAKGLNIVKGKIVYKEISEIFHLEAFQS from the coding sequence ATGAAAGTAGGTATTCCTAAAGAAATTAAGAATAACGAGAGTAGAGTTGGAATGACACCTGCAGGTGTATTTGAATTGACTAAAAAAAATCATACTGTTTTTGTTCAATCTACAGCAGGAGAAGGAAGTGGTTTTTTTGATACCGATTACGAAAAAGTAGGAGCAACTATTCTACCTAGAATAGAAGATGTTTACAGCCAGAGTGATATGATTGTAAAAGTAAAAGAACCAATTGCATCAGAATATCCATTGATTAAAGAAAATCAAATTGTTTTTACATATTTTCATTTTGCATCAAGTGAACCGCTTACAAAAGCAATGATAGAAAGTAAATCTATTTGTATTGCTTACGAAACGGTTGAAGATAAAGATGGAGAATTACCTTTATTAACTCCGATGTCTGAAGTTGCAGGAAGAATGTCTATTCAACAAGGAGCAAAATATCTAGAAAAACCAATTAAAGGACGTGGTATTTTATTAGGAGGAGTTCCAGGAGTTGCTCCAGGAAAAGTCTTAGTTTTAGGAGCAGGAGTTGTTGGTGTACAAGCAGCTAAAATGGCAGCAGGTTTAGGAGCACATGTAACCATATTAGATATTAACATGAAACGTTTACGTTATGTAAATGATGTTTTACCAAACCACGTTACAACAGCTTTTTCTAATGAATATAGTATTAGACAACTTATAAAAACACACGATTTAATTATTGGTGGAGTTTTAGTAAAAGGAGGAAAGGCGCCAAAGTTAATTACAAGAGATATGTTAAAAGAAATGCGACCAGGAACCGTTATTGTTGATGTTGCAGTAGATCAAGGTGGTTGTTTTGAAACCACAAAAGCAACTACACATGAAGATCCTACCTATATTATAGATGATGTGGTTCACTATTGTGTAGCAAATATGCCAGGTGCAGTGCCTTATACATCTACAATTGCTTTAACAAATGTAACATTGCCTTACATTGTAAATTTAGCGAACAAAGGTTGGGAAGAAGCTTGTTCTTCTGATGAATCTCTTGCTAAAGGATTAAATATTGTAAAAGGAAAAATTGTTTATAAAGAAATTAGCGAAATATTTCATTTAGAAGCGTTTCAATCTTAA
- a CDS encoding RNA polymerase sigma factor — protein sequence MKIIPLHNKQKSLIKKAIDNNREAQQQLFEQHSPKMLGVCRQYVKDLHHAEDLLLSGFLKVFTNLHKFKHEGSFEGWIRRIMVNTCISYLRKKNLVDLSDEDYVFNDAATESLENTSVEDIQKLIDKLPEGYKMVFNLFAIEGYKHSEIAEKLGVSESTSKSQLFKARKLLQENYYKMNKTIHENK from the coding sequence TTGAAAATTATACCATTGCATAACAAACAAAAATCGCTTATTAAAAAAGCGATAGACAACAATAGGGAAGCGCAACAACAATTGTTTGAGCAGCATTCACCTAAAATGTTGGGAGTTTGTAGGCAATATGTTAAAGATTTACATCATGCAGAAGATTTATTATTATCAGGTTTTTTAAAGGTTTTTACCAACTTACACAAGTTTAAACACGAAGGTAGTTTTGAAGGTTGGATTCGTAGAATTATGGTAAATACTTGTATTTCTTATCTCCGTAAAAAGAATTTGGTAGATTTATCTGACGAAGATTATGTTTTTAATGATGCAGCCACAGAAAGTTTAGAAAACACTTCTGTAGAAGACATTCAAAAACTGATAGATAAATTACCAGAAGGATACAAAATGGTGTTTAATTTATTCGCCATAGAAGGTTATAAACATTCAGAAATTGCAGAGAAATTAGGCGTTTCTGAAAGTACATCAAAATCGCAATTATTTAAAGCACGTAAATTATTGCAAGAAAATTATTACAAAATGAATAAAACAATTCATGAAAACAAATAA
- the mqo gene encoding malate dehydrogenase (quinone): MRFKKEYDLICVGGGIMSATLALITKLLKPEMNILIVERLNKVAQESSAAWNNAGTGHSALCELNYCPEKNGDVSIKKAIHICTQYETSKQFWSYLTNEGLLENPEDFIASVNHYSWVLGKENADYLENRFNEMKDHFMFDSIEFTREIDKMKEWFPLIAKDRTEDEIMAASRIDRGTEMNYGSLTEKLFHILKTEFNTPVHCNMEVLDIDPDTDLDWTVEIKNLKTKKVHQLEAEHVFIGAGGGSLLLLQKVEIDEKEGYGGFPVSGEWLVCTNEEIIKQHNAKVYSKAGLGDPPMSTPHLDTRYIDGKRQLMFGPFAGFSPKFLKEGSHLDLFKSIQFDNIPSMLGAFWHNLPLTQYLVEQVMMSKEDRMDSLRKFMKNANSDDWEVVKAGQRVQIIKKDEFEGGKLQFGTEVISSKDGSITCLLGASPGASTATSIMLQVVEKAFPELINSKKGKQLLKEIVPFYKTEVTKELFDVELEKSRVSLGL; the protein is encoded by the coding sequence ATGAGATTTAAAAAAGAATACGATTTAATATGTGTTGGTGGAGGAATTATGAGTGCAACTTTAGCATTGATCACAAAATTACTAAAGCCAGAAATGAATATTTTAATTGTAGAACGTTTAAATAAAGTTGCTCAAGAAAGTTCTGCTGCTTGGAATAATGCAGGAACCGGTCATTCTGCTTTGTGTGAATTAAATTATTGTCCAGAAAAAAATGGTGACGTTTCTATTAAAAAGGCAATTCATATTTGTACACAATATGAAACCTCGAAACAATTTTGGTCTTATTTAACGAATGAAGGTTTGTTAGAAAATCCTGAAGATTTTATTGCTTCTGTAAATCATTATAGTTGGGTTTTAGGAAAAGAAAATGCCGATTATTTAGAAAATAGATTCAATGAAATGAAAGATCATTTTATGTTCGATTCTATTGAATTTACTAGAGAAATCGACAAAATGAAAGAATGGTTTCCTTTAATTGCTAAAGATAGAACAGAAGACGAAATTATGGCGGCTTCTAGAATTGATAGAGGAACAGAAATGAATTATGGTTCGTTAACAGAAAAGTTATTTCATATTTTAAAAACCGAATTTAACACGCCAGTTCATTGTAATATGGAAGTATTAGATATTGATCCTGATACAGATTTAGATTGGACTGTTGAAATAAAAAATCTAAAAACAAAAAAAGTGCATCAATTAGAAGCAGAACATGTTTTTATTGGAGCAGGAGGAGGAAGTTTACTATTATTACAGAAAGTAGAAATTGACGAAAAAGAAGGTTATGGAGGTTTCCCTGTAAGTGGAGAATGGTTGGTTTGTACCAATGAAGAAATTATAAAACAACACAATGCTAAAGTATATTCTAAAGCTGGTTTGGGAGATCCACCAATGTCTACACCACATTTAGACACGCGTTATATTGATGGAAAACGTCAATTAATGTTTGGTCCTTTTGCAGGTTTTAGTCCGAAGTTTTTAAAAGAAGGTTCTCATTTAGATTTGTTTAAATCGATTCAGTTTGATAATATTCCTTCTATGTTGGGCGCATTTTGGCACAATTTACCTTTAACTCAGTATTTAGTTGAACAAGTAATGATGAGTAAAGAAGACAGAATGGATTCTTTACGTAAGTTTATGAAAAACGCAAATTCTGATGATTGGGAAGTTGTAAAAGCAGGACAACGTGTTCAAATTATTAAAAAGGATGAGTTTGAAGGCGGAAAATTACAATTTGGAACAGAAGTAATATCGAGTAAAGATGGAAGTATAACTTGCTTATTAGGTGCTTCTCCAGGAGCTTCTACTGCAACTTCAATCATGTTACAAGTAGTAGAAAAAGCATTTCCAGAATTGATAAATTCTAAAAAAGGAAAACAACTTTTAAAAGAAATTGTTCCTTTTTATAAGACCGAGGTTACAAAAGAATTGTTTGATGTTGAATTGGAGAAGAGTAGGGTTTCTTTGGGATTGTAG
- a CDS encoding ABC transporter ATP-binding protein, with protein MIRIEKLHKSYPIGKDSLHVLKGIDLHIKEGEFVSIMGSSGSGKSTLLNIVGLLDEHDEGDYFLNGQLIKNLNEKKAAILRNKFLGFVFQSFNLISYKSALENVALPLYYKGIARKERLKIALEYLDKVGLKDWANHLPNELSGGQKQRVAIARALVTKPKVVLADEPTGALDSTTTDSVMDLLKDINDEGMTVFVITHEEEVAEQTKRIVRLKDGVIISDEFTNAAKAV; from the coding sequence ATGATTAGAATAGAAAAACTACACAAATCTTACCCAATTGGTAAAGATTCTTTACACGTTTTAAAGGGAATCGATTTACATATAAAAGAAGGCGAATTCGTTTCTATTATGGGATCTTCTGGTTCAGGAAAATCTACTTTATTAAATATTGTTGGTTTATTAGACGAACATGATGAAGGAGATTACTTTTTAAATGGACAGTTAATTAAAAACTTAAATGAGAAAAAAGCAGCCATTCTAAGAAATAAATTTTTAGGGTTCGTTTTTCAATCATTCAACCTAATTTCATACAAATCTGCTTTAGAAAATGTTGCATTGCCTTTATACTATAAAGGAATAGCAAGAAAAGAACGTTTAAAAATTGCTTTAGAATATTTAGATAAAGTAGGTTTAAAAGATTGGGCAAACCATTTACCAAACGAACTTTCAGGTGGACAAAAACAACGTGTTGCAATTGCAAGAGCATTGGTAACAAAACCAAAAGTAGTTTTAGCCGATGAACCAACAGGAGCATTAGATTCGACAACTACAGATTCTGTAATGGACTTATTAAAAGACATTAATGATGAAGGAATGACGGTTTTTGTAATTACGCATGAAGAAGAAGTTGCAGAACAAACTAAAAGAATTGTACGTTTAAAAGACGGTGTTATTATAAGTGATGAATTTACAAATGCAGCTAAAGCAGTTTAA
- a CDS encoding efflux RND transporter periplasmic adaptor subunit: protein MSKRAKIILGIIAVLFIVALVWFGKKNKKSIVEYETETPFKTTIVKKTVATGKVTPLEEIDIKPQITGIIDKIMLLEGAKVKKGDLIATVRVVPNEQSLISAKGTVDNVKLRLSNAKVSYLRNKNLFEKGVISRAEYEAVELSYDQATQDLKNAQNNYQIIKKGSSGSGASANTNILAQMSGTILEIPVKEGDQVIQSNNFNAGTTIASIADMNKMIFEGKVDESEVGKLVSGSDIEVSIGAIEGTKFPAKLNFIAPKGTEENGAVQFKIKADVSLDDKFFIRAGYSANADIVLEKKDSVLSIKEALLKFDKKTEEPYVEVKMADGTFEKKTLKLGTSDGINVEILEGVTEEDEIKVWNKASKDDKKKED, encoded by the coding sequence ATGAGCAAAAGAGCAAAAATCATTTTAGGAATTATAGCAGTATTATTTATTGTTGCTTTAGTTTGGTTCGGTAAAAAGAACAAAAAGAGTATCGTAGAATACGAAACTGAAACACCTTTTAAAACAACTATTGTTAAGAAAACGGTTGCTACAGGTAAAGTAACACCTTTAGAAGAAATTGACATTAAGCCTCAGATTACTGGTATCATAGATAAAATTATGTTACTAGAAGGTGCTAAAGTTAAAAAGGGAGATTTAATTGCAACTGTAAGAGTTGTACCTAACGAGCAATCTTTAATTAGTGCAAAAGGTACAGTAGATAACGTAAAACTTCGTTTAAGTAATGCAAAGGTTTCTTATCTAAGAAATAAAAATCTATTTGAAAAAGGAGTGATTTCTAGAGCTGAATATGAAGCTGTAGAATTATCTTATGATCAAGCAACTCAAGATTTAAAAAACGCTCAAAATAATTACCAAATCATTAAAAAAGGATCTTCTGGTTCTGGAGCTTCTGCGAATACAAACATTTTAGCACAAATGTCTGGTACAATTTTAGAGATTCCTGTTAAAGAAGGAGATCAAGTAATTCAGTCTAATAACTTTAATGCAGGAACAACTATTGCTTCTATTGCAGATATGAATAAAATGATTTTTGAAGGAAAAGTTGATGAATCTGAAGTTGGTAAATTAGTAAGTGGTAGTGATATTGAAGTTTCAATTGGAGCTATTGAAGGAACAAAATTTCCTGCAAAATTAAACTTTATTGCACCAAAAGGAACTGAAGAAAACGGAGCTGTACAATTTAAAATAAAAGCAGATGTTTCTTTAGACGATAAATTCTTTATTAGAGCCGGTTATAGTGCAAATGCTGATATTGTTTTAGAAAAAAAGGACAGTGTTTTATCTATAAAAGAAGCGTTATTAAAGTTTGATAAAAAAACGGAAGAGCCTTATGTAGAAGTAAAAATGGCTGATGGAACTTTTGAAAAGAAAACACTTAAATTAGGAACTTCTGATGGAATAAATGTTGAAATTTTAGAGGGTGTTACTGAAGAAGACGAAATTAAAGTTTGGAACAAAGCGTCTAAAGATGATAAGAAAAAAGAGGATTAA
- a CDS encoding DUF3696 domain-containing protein gives MFNLNLNNFRSFKDQSFNFSKINILIGENSGGKSSLLKFLLALKQTVDNPQESNFKLIGDYTDLGNYDEVIYNKVSDNLLSFKFSNNTTYPDFFLKIWNDQEIPKEKSEVIINTITPYIDNETKIEFTLSNKLNDHSSIKTIISNEALGDLEIIQTDEKHEDSHREFTCTIKLNFNFYQGELNNVSAYKEGFFTYVSDLKEQVKENVDEENFEKVYYSITYLLLMQNFINQEIDKIRFVNPIGNNPKRFYFQEDKKSSYKLIDIEKFINILGDKNLTNKEQKERIDLINKTINEFGIAEEIKVIKEKNIPVLTLAVKTKGYWSNITDVGYGVSLQIPILFQALLSENYTRDGQTILIEQPEVHLHPSLQAKFIETLLGIGKKNSYFIETHSEHILRKLQVLVKNNVNGLKPDDVSIYYFKRKEDKFDITEHKILSSGKLSKPFPNGFFDTSYNLVKELF, from the coding sequence ATGTTCAACTTAAATTTAAACAATTTCAGAAGCTTTAAAGATCAGTCTTTTAACTTTTCTAAAATAAACATTTTAATTGGTGAAAATAGTGGAGGAAAGAGTTCATTGTTAAAATTTTTATTAGCTTTAAAACAAACGGTGGATAATCCGCAAGAATCAAACTTTAAATTAATTGGTGATTATACCGATTTGGGGAATTACGATGAAGTGATATATAACAAAGTTAGTGACAACCTTTTATCATTTAAATTTTCAAATAACACTACATACCCTGACTTCTTTTTAAAAATATGGAATGATCAAGAAATACCGAAAGAAAAATCTGAGGTTATTATCAATACCATTACACCTTATATTGACAATGAAACGAAAATTGAATTTACTTTAAGTAATAAATTAAACGATCATTCGTCAATTAAGACAATAATAAGTAATGAAGCACTGGGTGACCTTGAAATTATTCAAACTGATGAGAAACATGAAGATTCTCATCGAGAGTTTACTTGCACAATAAAATTAAATTTTAATTTTTACCAAGGAGAATTAAACAATGTAAGCGCATACAAAGAAGGGTTTTTTACATATGTAAGTGATCTTAAAGAACAAGTCAAAGAAAATGTCGATGAGGAAAACTTTGAAAAAGTATATTACTCAATAACATATCTATTATTAATGCAAAATTTTATTAATCAAGAAATTGACAAAATTCGTTTTGTAAACCCTATTGGAAACAACCCCAAAAGATTTTATTTTCAAGAAGATAAAAAGTCATCTTACAAATTAATTGACATTGAAAAATTTATCAATATTCTAGGAGATAAAAACCTTACTAATAAAGAACAAAAGGAAAGAATAGATTTAATAAACAAAACAATAAATGAATTTGGTATTGCGGAAGAAATAAAAGTTATTAAAGAGAAAAACATTCCAGTTTTAACACTAGCTGTAAAAACAAAAGGATATTGGTCTAATATTACAGATGTGGGATACGGAGTATCTCTTCAAATTCCAATACTTTTTCAAGCATTGCTTTCCGAAAACTATACAAGAGATGGTCAAACCATATTAATTGAACAGCCTGAAGTACATTTACACCCCTCATTACAAGCAAAATTTATAGAAACACTTCTAGGTATTGGAAAAAAGAATTCATATTTCATTGAAACTCATTCTGAACACATACTAAGAAAGCTACAAGTTCTTGTGAAAAATAACGTAAATGGACTTAAACCAGATGATGTATCTATTTATTACTTTAAAAGAAAAGAAGATAAATTTGATATTACTGAGCATAAAATATTGTCCTCTGGTAAATTATCAAAACCTTTCCCTAATGGCTTTTTTGACACTTCGTATAATCTAGTAAAAGAGTTGTTTTAA
- a CDS encoding ABC transporter permease — MFDLDRWREIFQSINKNRLRSVMSGFTVAFAILLFTLLFGIVSGLSNSFKSAFNDDAQNSMMVRVWKTSKPYKGLQTGRRVQLKNKDYNFVKEEYENKIQYQSARIYKNVAIKYKNNADSYRLRAVHPDHQFLEKTIIDEGRYLNDRDIKEKSKVIVIGRLIKEDLFGNKPALNKRVNVNGSSFLVIGIFSDEGGDNEERQAYMPVSTAQMMYGNNDYISQINLGYNPDLSLDAAIAFGNKMERDLRKRMNVHPDDQSALSVRNMAEANKGVGQFMFVLYLIVIFVGSGTLIAGIIGISNIMIFVIKERTKEFGIRKALGAKPGSIVGMVVQESVLITTIAGYLGLSLGTYILTLIGDSLEEDYFIKDPSVSPGIVIGATIVLILSGLIAGYLPAKRAANIKPIVALRAD, encoded by the coding sequence ATGTTTGATTTAGATCGTTGGAGAGAAATATTTCAAAGTATCAATAAAAACAGGTTACGTTCTGTAATGTCTGGTTTTACGGTTGCTTTTGCAATATTATTATTCACGTTACTTTTTGGTATTGTTAGCGGATTAAGTAATTCTTTTAAGAGTGCTTTTAATGATGATGCTCAAAATTCAATGATGGTTCGTGTTTGGAAAACATCAAAACCATATAAAGGTCTACAAACAGGAAGAAGAGTTCAACTTAAAAATAAAGATTACAATTTTGTAAAAGAAGAGTACGAGAATAAGATTCAATATCAATCTGCTAGAATTTACAAAAACGTAGCTATAAAATATAAAAATAACGCAGACAGTTATCGTTTAAGGGCTGTGCATCCAGATCATCAATTTTTAGAAAAAACAATTATTGATGAAGGACGTTATTTAAATGATAGAGATATTAAAGAAAAATCGAAAGTAATTGTTATTGGTCGCTTAATAAAAGAAGATTTATTTGGTAATAAACCCGCTTTAAACAAACGTGTTAATGTTAATGGAAGTTCTTTTTTAGTAATTGGTATTTTCTCTGATGAAGGAGGAGACAATGAAGAAAGACAAGCATACATGCCAGTTTCTACAGCACAAATGATGTATGGTAATAACGATTATATTAGTCAGATAAATCTAGGTTACAATCCTGATTTAAGTTTAGATGCAGCAATTGCATTTGGAAATAAAATGGAGCGTGATTTACGTAAAAGAATGAACGTTCATCCAGATGATCAAAGTGCACTTTCTGTTAGAAATATGGCAGAAGCAAACAAAGGTGTTGGTCAGTTTATGTTTGTACTTTATTTAATCGTAATTTTTGTTGGATCAGGAACTTTAATTGCTGGTATTATTGGTATTAGTAACATTATGATTTTCGTTATTAAAGAAAGAACAAAAGAATTCGGAATTAGAAAAGCTTTAGGAGCAAAACCAGGATCAATTGTTGGTATGGTTGTACAAGAATCCGTTTTAATTACAACAATAGCGGGGTATTTAGGATTATCACTAGGAACTTATATTTTAACTTTAATAGGAGATAGTTTAGAAGAAGATTATTTTATTAAAGACCCAAGTGTAAGCCCAGGCATTGTAATTGGAGCAACTATTGTTTTAATTCTTTCAGGATTAATTGCAGGGTATTTACCAGCAAAAAGAGCAGCGAATATTAAACCAATTGTAGCACTAAGAGCAGACTAA